In Stenotrophomonas sp. ASS1, the following proteins share a genomic window:
- a CDS encoding DUF3999 domain-containing protein, giving the protein MKTWSRALLPAMFGMLAAVTAQAADYRTQYAEQWPLTLSSAQSGAYRVVLEPAIYRRAGSADLGDVQVFNAAGQSLPSALLAPDQPLAQPPVQRELPWFALPPLAEAQRNDLQLLTERDTDGRVRRVEARVGGGAVANGQGGWLIDASVLGQQPLAALVLDWADSGQPLQAQVQLDVSDDLQHWRAIGRDIPLVDLQRAGKRLLQRRLQVDGEARYLRVLAQGDARLPTLRSVLAELPPAPATLPWEWLSLEPTSKRKGEYTFEMDGRFPAARADVASTDNSLVQWTLFSRDDESAEWQRRSAPWIAYQLQQGTNGQRQQSAAQPLGGVHRDRYWKLVANPAETATAPTLRLGYQPEVLVFLSQGAAPYALAVGSSTARRMEAPIGVLIEELRQRNDPSWQPTLARLEGSPEPLAGESALKPQHDWKSWLLWALLGLGVLVVGGLAVSLLRQKPAPSA; this is encoded by the coding sequence ATGAAGACGTGGAGCAGGGCGCTGCTGCCGGCGATGTTCGGCATGCTGGCCGCCGTCACCGCACAGGCCGCCGATTACCGTACCCAGTACGCCGAGCAGTGGCCGCTGACGTTGTCCAGCGCACAATCGGGTGCCTACCGTGTTGTGCTGGAACCGGCGATCTACCGTCGCGCCGGTAGTGCGGACCTGGGCGATGTGCAGGTGTTCAATGCCGCCGGCCAATCGTTGCCGTCGGCATTGCTGGCGCCGGACCAGCCGCTGGCACAGCCGCCGGTGCAGCGTGAGCTGCCGTGGTTCGCGTTGCCGCCGCTGGCCGAAGCGCAGCGCAACGACCTGCAGTTGCTGACCGAGCGCGATACCGATGGTCGCGTACGCCGGGTCGAGGCGCGTGTGGGTGGTGGTGCGGTAGCGAACGGGCAGGGCGGTTGGCTGATCGATGCCAGCGTGCTCGGCCAGCAACCATTGGCGGCACTGGTGCTGGATTGGGCGGACAGTGGCCAACCGTTGCAGGCACAGGTGCAGCTGGACGTCAGCGACGACCTGCAGCACTGGCGTGCGATTGGCCGCGACATTCCGCTGGTGGATCTGCAGCGCGCCGGCAAGCGCCTGTTGCAGCGCCGTCTGCAGGTGGATGGCGAAGCGCGCTATCTGCGTGTGCTGGCGCAGGGCGATGCCCGTCTGCCAACGCTGCGCAGCGTACTGGCCGAGTTGCCGCCGGCACCGGCCACACTGCCGTGGGAGTGGCTGTCGCTGGAACCGACCTCGAAGCGCAAGGGCGAATACACCTTCGAGATGGACGGCCGCTTCCCGGCGGCGCGTGCTGACGTGGCCAGCACCGACAACAGCCTGGTGCAGTGGACATTATTCAGCCGCGATGACGAGAGCGCGGAATGGCAGCGCCGTAGTGCACCGTGGATTGCCTATCAGCTGCAGCAGGGCACGAATGGCCAGCGTCAGCAATCGGCCGCGCAGCCGCTGGGCGGTGTGCATCGGGATCGTTACTGGAAGCTGGTGGCGAACCCGGCTGAAACCGCGACGGCGCCGACCCTGCGTCTGGGCTATCAGCCGGAAGTGCTGGTGTTCCTGAGCCAGGGCGCGGCGCCGTATGCGCTGGCGGTGGGCAGCTCGACTGCGCGCCGGATGGAGGCGCCGATCGGTGTGCTGATCGAGGAGCTGCGGCAGCGCAATGATCCGTCGTGGCAGCCGACGCTGGCGCGCCTGGAAGGCAGCCCGGAGCCACTGGCCGGTGAGTCGGCACTGAAGCCGCAGCACGACTGGAAGTCGTGGCTGCTGTGGGCGTTGCTGGGGCTGGGTGTGTTGGTTGTTGGCGGCCTGGCGGTCAGTCTGCTTCGGCAGAAGCCGGCGCCTTCGGCGTAG
- a CDS encoding DUF2339 domain-containing protein, with product MEALIALVVLVLLAIPLLLVVALVMIAGLRRRVAALEGALAAAPTARPAAAEPAPERAAPMPAASADPPFLRPVAAAAPPPPQPTPPPVHEPVPAAAEAPRPVTPPPVPPVPVQPPLPSEPTLPNFIERGIGAVKRWFTEGNVPVKIGMLVLLAGVAALLKYVSDQGWLVLPIELRLAGVTVGALGLLAFGWHQRERRRLFALALQGGAIGVLLLTIFAAFKRFELLNPGFAFASSIALVAGLCVLAVVQNSRTLAVLGILAGFMAPLWLSTGSGNHVGLFSYYAVLNAGIFAIAWFRPWRALNLLGFAFTFGIGTFWGVLQYAPDKFSSTEPFLLLFFAFYLLIPLLYARRQPAGRRDLVDGSLVFGTPLVAFSLQAGMLHEQPMTLALCALGLAAIYAVLARALIARASYTVLAQSHAVLAVGFATLAVPLALSARATGAVFALEGAGLAWLGLRQKRWLPQVSGALLQMGAAFAFVAGGDHWHEDLRFLLNATAIGALLLAVAGFASAWSYQRRQRHEIALVYYLWGLLWWLGGLVHEITRFFPYRTEVDALLVLAAVTAWLAAEVQRRQPARALGMTALTMLALGFPLALIQSDAHQQPFAGYGALAWAAFAVLGVRTLLCLRQGGDTVARIAQFLWWLLWPSLLSLLALWGGGEAGLAQGWTTLLVTLPWLLMAALSLWRWNALRWPLGEAFDRVRQPLQCVLFGLLSIGWLSGQLLPGDAAPLLWLPVLNPAEIGQWLSLLLLARWLYSDQAPQALLGIRVPLLSLATFVALTSVVLHGVHQWGGLSWNASMMRFSLAQTSLTVLWSVLGVIAWVWGSRRGQRVLWMVGAVLMGVVLAKLVIVDRQHLGNLLGIASFIAYGLLCTVVGYLAPAPPSAAPTVEEKQ from the coding sequence ATGGAAGCATTGATAGCCCTGGTGGTACTGGTTCTGCTGGCCATCCCGCTGCTGCTGGTGGTAGCGCTGGTGATGATTGCCGGCCTGCGCCGTCGTGTGGCCGCGCTGGAAGGTGCCTTGGCCGCCGCGCCGACCGCCCGCCCGGCTGCAGCCGAGCCTGCGCCGGAACGGGCTGCGCCCATGCCTGCGGCCAGTGCCGATCCACCGTTCCTGCGGCCGGTGGCGGCTGCCGCGCCGCCTCCCCCCCAGCCAACGCCGCCGCCGGTGCACGAACCGGTGCCTGCGGCAGCGGAGGCGCCGCGCCCGGTCACGCCACCGCCGGTGCCACCCGTGCCAGTGCAGCCGCCGTTGCCTTCCGAACCGACGCTGCCGAACTTCATCGAGCGCGGCATCGGAGCGGTCAAGCGCTGGTTCACCGAGGGCAACGTGCCGGTCAAGATCGGCATGCTGGTGCTGCTGGCCGGTGTTGCCGCGCTGTTGAAGTACGTCAGTGACCAGGGCTGGCTGGTGCTGCCGATCGAGCTGCGCCTGGCCGGTGTCACCGTGGGTGCGCTGGGCCTGCTGGCGTTCGGTTGGCATCAGCGCGAGCGCCGGCGCTTGTTCGCACTGGCGCTGCAGGGCGGTGCCATCGGCGTGCTGCTGCTGACCATCTTCGCCGCGTTCAAGCGGTTCGAGCTGCTCAACCCCGGGTTTGCCTTTGCCAGTTCGATCGCGCTGGTGGCCGGGCTGTGCGTGCTGGCGGTGGTGCAGAACTCGCGCACGCTGGCGGTGCTGGGCATCCTCGCAGGCTTCATGGCGCCGCTGTGGCTGTCCACCGGCAGCGGCAACCACGTGGGGTTGTTCAGCTACTACGCGGTGCTCAACGCCGGCATCTTCGCCATTGCCTGGTTCCGGCCGTGGCGCGCGCTGAACCTGCTGGGCTTCGCCTTCACCTTCGGCATCGGTACGTTCTGGGGCGTGCTGCAGTACGCGCCGGACAAGTTCAGCAGCACCGAGCCGTTCCTGCTGCTGTTCTTCGCCTTCTACCTGCTGATCCCGCTGCTGTACGCACGCCGGCAGCCCGCCGGGCGGCGTGACCTGGTCGACGGCAGCCTGGTGTTCGGTACGCCCTTGGTCGCCTTCTCGCTGCAGGCCGGCATGCTGCACGAGCAGCCGATGACGCTGGCGCTGTGCGCACTGGGCCTGGCGGCGATCTATGCCGTACTGGCGCGGGCACTGATTGCGCGCGCGTCGTACACCGTGCTGGCGCAGTCGCATGCGGTGCTGGCGGTGGGCTTCGCCACGCTGGCGGTACCGCTGGCCTTGTCGGCGCGTGCCACCGGCGCGGTGTTCGCGCTGGAAGGTGCAGGCCTGGCCTGGCTGGGCCTGCGTCAGAAACGCTGGCTGCCGCAGGTGTCCGGTGCGTTGTTGCAGATGGGCGCAGCGTTCGCTTTCGTGGCCGGTGGCGATCACTGGCATGAGGACCTGCGCTTCCTGCTCAACGCGACCGCGATCGGTGCACTGCTGCTGGCCGTTGCCGGCTTCGCGTCGGCCTGGAGCTACCAGCGCAGGCAGCGCCACGAGATTGCCCTGGTCTACTACCTGTGGGGCCTGCTGTGGTGGCTGGGTGGCCTGGTGCACGAGATCACCCGGTTCTTCCCGTACCGCACCGAAGTGGATGCACTGCTGGTGCTGGCTGCGGTGACCGCATGGCTGGCCGCCGAGGTGCAGCGCCGCCAGCCGGCGCGTGCGCTGGGGATGACCGCACTGACGATGCTGGCGCTGGGCTTCCCACTGGCGCTGATACAGAGCGATGCGCACCAGCAACCGTTCGCCGGCTACGGTGCGCTGGCCTGGGCGGCGTTCGCGGTACTGGGTGTGCGCACGCTGCTGTGCCTGCGCCAGGGCGGCGACACCGTGGCACGCATCGCGCAGTTCCTGTGGTGGCTGCTGTGGCCGTCGCTGCTTTCGCTGCTGGCCCTGTGGGGCGGTGGTGAAGCCGGGCTGGCACAGGGCTGGACCACGTTGCTGGTGACGCTGCCGTGGTTGCTGATGGCGGCGCTGTCGCTGTGGCGCTGGAATGCGCTGCGCTGGCCGCTGGGTGAAGCGTTCGATCGCGTGCGCCAGCCGCTGCAGTGCGTGCTGTTCGGCCTGTTGTCGATCGGCTGGCTGTCCGGCCAGCTGTTGCCGGGCGATGCCGCGCCGCTGCTGTGGCTGCCGGTGTTGAATCCGGCGGAGATCGGGCAGTGGCTGAGCCTGCTGCTGCTGGCGCGTTGGCTGTACAGCGATCAGGCGCCGCAGGCGCTGCTGGGTATCCGCGTGCCGCTGCTGTCACTGGCAACCTTCGTCGCGCTGACCAGCGTTGTGCTGCATGGCGTGCATCAGTGGGGCGGCCTGTCGTGGAACGCGTCGATGATGCGCTTCAGCCTGGCGCAGACCAGCCTGACCGTGCTGTGGAGCGTGCTCGGCGTGATTGCCTGGGTGTGGGGCTCGCGCCGTGGCCAGCGCGTGTTGTGGATGGTGGGTGCGGTACTGATGGGCGTGGTGCTGGCCAAGCTGGTCATCGTCGATCGCCAGCACCTGGGCAACCTGCTGGGCATCGCATCGTTCATCGCCTACGGCCTGCTGTGCACGGTCGTGGGTTATCTGGCACCGGCACCGCCGAGCGCGGCGCCGACCGTGGAGGAAAAACAATGA
- the gap gene encoding type I glyceraldehyde-3-phosphate dehydrogenase, translating to MAIKVGINGFGRIGRNVLRSAVLNFGDDIEIVAINDLLEPDYLAYMLKYDSVHGRFKADVAVQGNDLLVNGKKIRLTQERDPANLKWNEVDVDVVIESTGLFLTKETAQKHIDAGAKKVIMSAPSKDDTPMFVYGVNDKTYAGQAIVSNASCTTNCLAPLAKVINDKWGIKRGLMTTVHAATATQKTVDGPSNKDWRGGRGILENIIPSSTGAAKAVGVVIPELNKKLTGMSFRVPTSDVSVVDLTVELEKEATYAEICAEVKAQSEGPLKGILGYTEDKVVATDFRGETCTSVFDAEAGIALDGTFVKLVTWYDNEWGYSNKCLEMAKVVAAK from the coding sequence ATGGCAATCAAGGTTGGTATCAACGGTTTCGGTCGCATCGGGCGTAACGTCCTGCGCTCGGCGGTGCTGAACTTCGGCGACGACATCGAAATCGTGGCCATCAACGATCTGCTGGAGCCGGACTATCTGGCGTACATGCTCAAGTACGACTCCGTGCACGGCCGTTTCAAGGCTGACGTGGCGGTGCAGGGCAACGACCTGCTGGTCAACGGCAAGAAGATCCGCCTGACCCAGGAACGCGACCCGGCCAACCTGAAGTGGAACGAAGTGGACGTGGACGTGGTGATCGAATCCACCGGCCTGTTCCTGACCAAGGAAACCGCGCAGAAGCACATCGATGCCGGCGCCAAGAAGGTCATCATGTCGGCCCCGTCGAAGGACGACACGCCGATGTTCGTCTACGGCGTGAACGACAAGACCTACGCCGGCCAGGCGATCGTCTCCAACGCGTCGTGCACCACCAACTGCCTGGCCCCGCTGGCCAAGGTCATCAATGACAAGTGGGGCATCAAGCGTGGCCTGATGACCACCGTGCATGCGGCTACCGCTACCCAGAAGACCGTCGATGGCCCGTCCAACAAGGACTGGCGTGGTGGCCGCGGCATCCTGGAGAACATCATTCCGTCGTCCACCGGTGCGGCCAAGGCCGTCGGCGTGGTCATCCCGGAACTGAACAAGAAGCTGACCGGCATGAGCTTCCGTGTCCCGACCTCGGACGTGTCGGTGGTCGATCTGACCGTCGAGCTGGAAAAGGAAGCCACCTACGCCGAGATCTGCGCCGAAGTGAAGGCACAGAGCGAAGGCCCGCTGAAGGGCATCCTGGGCTACACCGAAGACAAGGTCGTGGCCACCGATTTCCGCGGCGAGACCTGCACCTCGGTGTTCGACGCCGAAGCCGGCATCGCCCTGGACGGCACCTTCGTCAAGCTGGTCACCTGGTACGACAACGAGTGGGGCTACTCGAACAAGTGCCTGGAAATGGCCAAGGTCGTCGCCGCCAAGTAA
- a CDS encoding OmpW family outer membrane protein produces the protein MRKTSPLIVASLAAALSLAAAPAMAQSKGDWTLSAGVHQVAPKSNNGWLANHTLKVDVDNDVKPTITGEYFIADNLGIEVLAALPFKHDININGLGRVGSTKQLPPVVTVQYHFNSKGKVSPFIGAGVNYTTFFSEDTTGALKDSRLKLQDSWGLAAHAGVDFAIGEKGALRVDMRWIDIDSKVKLNGEKIGTVNIDPLVYGASYVFKF, from the coding sequence ATGCGCAAGACCTCCCCCCTGATCGTGGCCAGCCTGGCCGCCGCCCTGTCCCTCGCCGCCGCCCCGGCCATGGCCCAGTCCAAGGGCGACTGGACCCTCTCCGCCGGCGTGCACCAGGTGGCCCCGAAGTCGAACAACGGCTGGCTGGCCAACCACACCCTGAAGGTCGACGTCGACAACGACGTCAAGCCGACCATCACCGGTGAGTACTTCATTGCCGACAACCTGGGCATCGAAGTGCTGGCCGCGCTGCCGTTCAAGCACGACATCAACATCAACGGCCTGGGCCGCGTGGGCAGCACCAAGCAGCTGCCGCCGGTGGTGACCGTGCAGTACCACTTCAACAGCAAGGGCAAGGTGTCGCCGTTCATCGGTGCGGGCGTGAACTACACGACCTTCTTCAGCGAAGACACCACCGGTGCGCTGAAGGACAGCCGCCTGAAGCTGCAGGATTCGTGGGGCCTGGCCGCGCATGCGGGCGTGGACTTCGCGATCGGCGAGAAGGGCGCACTGCGCGTGGACATGCGCTGGATCGACATCGACAGCAAGGTGAAGTTGAACGGCGAGAAGATCGGCACGGTCAACATCGATCCGCTGGTCTACGGCGCTTCGTACGTCTTCAAGTTCTAA
- a CDS encoding S1/P1 nuclease, with product MKALHSLFLAAALAPALLSVSAPAHAWGAQGHRLVAEVADARLNPTARAEVDRLLATEPDATLASIAPWADQLRAKDPGLGRRSAGWHYVNIAEDNCHYEAPKHCKNGNCIVEALKAQSAILGDRSLTDGERLQALKFVVHLVGDIHQPMHAGYAHDKGGNDFQLQFGNRGTNLHSLWDSGMLNTRKLDDAGYLPLLQSQRAPKLVRQSNPQRDPQTWAEASCRISMQAGVYPASRKIGDEYTERYRPLAEAQLRLAGENLAQLLNRVLGTR from the coding sequence ATGAAAGCCCTGCACTCCCTGTTCCTCGCCGCCGCCCTGGCGCCGGCCCTGCTCTCCGTCTCCGCCCCCGCCCATGCCTGGGGCGCGCAAGGCCACCGTCTGGTCGCCGAAGTCGCCGACGCCCGCCTCAACCCCACCGCCCGCGCCGAAGTGGACCGCCTGCTGGCCACCGAACCGGATGCCACGCTGGCCAGCATCGCGCCGTGGGCCGACCAGCTGCGCGCCAAAGACCCGGGCCTGGGCCGTCGCTCGGCCGGCTGGCACTACGTCAACATCGCCGAAGACAACTGCCACTACGAAGCACCGAAGCACTGCAAGAACGGCAACTGCATCGTCGAGGCCCTGAAGGCACAGAGCGCCATCCTCGGCGACCGCAGCCTGACCGACGGCGAGCGCCTGCAGGCGCTGAAGTTCGTCGTGCACCTGGTCGGCGATATCCACCAGCCGATGCACGCCGGTTACGCCCACGACAAGGGCGGCAACGACTTCCAGCTGCAGTTCGGCAACCGCGGTACCAACCTGCACTCGCTGTGGGACAGCGGCATGCTCAACACCCGCAAGCTGGACGACGCCGGCTATCTCCCGCTGCTGCAGAGCCAGCGCGCGCCGAAGCTGGTGCGCCAGTCCAACCCGCAGCGCGACCCGCAGACGTGGGCCGAAGCCAGCTGCCGCATCTCCATGCAAGCTGGCGTTTATCCGGCCTCGCGTAAAATCGGTGATGAATACACCGAGCGCTACCGGCCGCTGGCCGAAGCGCAGCTGCGACTGGCCGGTGAGAACCTGGCGCAGTTGCTGAACCGCGTGCTGGGCACGCGCTGA
- a CDS encoding MBL fold metallo-hydrolase — MSVQVQSFFHRDSNTFSYLVSDPASGEAALIDPVLDYDPDTDASSEAPLHAALQAIEQQGLQLRWLLETHAHADHVSAGRRLKERFPQATLAIGEGIRAVQATFAPRYGLQLPAADDIFDHLFSDSETFALGELRCQVIAVPGHTSDSIAYLIDDALFTGDSLFMPDGGTARCDFPGGDAAQLYRSIQRLLALPDATRVFVCHDYGPGGRAFANETTIGEQRAHNIHVHDGVAEAEFVSVRQARDATLEEPKLMQPAVKANIQGGA, encoded by the coding sequence ATGTCAGTCCAGGTGCAGTCGTTCTTCCACCGTGACAGCAATACCTTCAGCTATCTGGTCAGTGATCCGGCCAGCGGCGAAGCGGCGCTGATTGACCCGGTCCTGGACTACGACCCGGATACCGACGCCAGCAGTGAAGCGCCGCTGCATGCCGCGTTGCAGGCCATCGAACAACAGGGCCTGCAGCTGCGCTGGCTGCTGGAAACCCACGCCCACGCCGACCATGTGTCGGCCGGGCGCCGCCTGAAGGAGCGCTTCCCGCAGGCCACGCTGGCCATCGGCGAAGGCATCCGCGCGGTGCAGGCCACCTTCGCACCGCGCTATGGGCTGCAGCTTCCGGCGGCCGATGACATCTTCGATCACCTGTTCAGCGATAGCGAAACCTTTGCTCTGGGCGAACTGCGCTGTCAGGTGATCGCCGTGCCCGGCCATACCAGCGACAGCATCGCCTACCTGATCGACGATGCGCTGTTCACCGGTGACTCGCTGTTCATGCCCGACGGCGGTACCGCCCGCTGCGACTTCCCGGGTGGCGATGCCGCGCAGTTGTACCGTTCAATCCAGCGCCTGCTGGCGCTGCCCGATGCGACGCGCGTGTTCGTCTGCCACGACTACGGTCCGGGTGGTCGTGCATTCGCCAACGAAACCACCATCGGCGAACAGCGCGCACACAACATCCACGTGCATGACGGCGTGGCCGAGGCGGAGTTCGTCAGCGTGCGCCAGGCACGCGATGCGACGCTGGAAGAACCCAAGCTGATGCAGCCCGCGGTGAAGGCCAACATCCAGGGCGGGGCCTGA
- a CDS encoding TonB family protein: MTELLDGLWQASLWLAVGVVVLAVLRPLLVRLGGGALAYRSWWLLPLLLLALMLPLPQVALLEHVPTLPLKVVPGAVEGMAGQSLPWAGLLLLAWTLGAVLCLLRDLRAQRRFERGMGQLCARADGSWQASADPGLPALVGLWRPRIVVGPDFDQQFTAQEQGLILQHERSHRRNGDHWANGALLMARAVFWFHPLLPWASRRFLLDQELACDARTIAPQPALRGLYASTLLKAQLVHPVAPVVCHWRSQPVLKERIAMLKQSKRKALPWVSGQVLVVGLCLGMGAVAWASQGGVAGSPRIGVEPFEHAEEDAAKAGLDRPIQVDKMPPPSYPKSAVEQRQVGVVNLRVEVDAQGRPADVQVLSATNPGVFDAVSVAAARSWTYRPAMKNGKPVAGAVKIPITFAMDDTEDAK; encoded by the coding sequence ATGACTGAGCTGCTCGATGGGCTGTGGCAGGCCAGCCTGTGGCTGGCGGTGGGCGTGGTCGTGCTGGCGGTGCTGCGACCCTTGCTGGTGCGGCTGGGGGGCGGGGCGTTGGCCTACCGCAGCTGGTGGTTGCTGCCGTTGCTGCTGCTGGCACTGATGCTGCCGTTGCCGCAGGTGGCACTTCTGGAGCATGTGCCGACGCTGCCGCTGAAAGTGGTACCCGGCGCCGTCGAAGGCATGGCAGGGCAGTCGTTGCCGTGGGCCGGGCTGTTGCTGCTGGCATGGACACTGGGGGCGGTCCTTTGTCTGCTACGCGATCTACGTGCGCAGCGGCGCTTTGAACGTGGCATGGGCCAACTGTGTGCACGCGCCGATGGCAGCTGGCAGGCCAGCGCCGACCCGGGCCTGCCCGCGCTGGTCGGCCTGTGGCGTCCGCGCATCGTGGTAGGCCCGGATTTCGACCAGCAGTTCACCGCACAGGAGCAGGGCCTGATCCTGCAGCACGAGCGCAGCCACCGTCGCAATGGCGATCACTGGGCCAATGGGGCGCTGCTGATGGCACGCGCGGTGTTCTGGTTCCATCCGCTTCTGCCGTGGGCCTCCCGCCGATTCCTGCTTGACCAGGAGCTGGCCTGCGATGCCCGCACCATTGCCCCGCAGCCTGCGCTGCGCGGTCTCTACGCCAGCACGCTGCTGAAGGCGCAGCTGGTCCATCCGGTTGCGCCGGTGGTCTGCCATTGGCGCAGCCAACCCGTGTTGAAGGAGCGTATCGCCATGTTGAAGCAGTCCAAGCGGAAGGCATTGCCGTGGGTGTCGGGGCAGGTGCTGGTGGTCGGGTTGTGCCTGGGCATGGGGGCGGTGGCGTGGGCCAGCCAGGGCGGCGTGGCCGGGAGCCCGAGGATCGGTGTCGAGCCGTTCGAGCACGCTGAAGAAGATGCGGCCAAGGCAGGGCTGGATCGTCCGATCCAGGTCGACAAGATGCCACCGCCGTCCTACCCGAAGTCTGCGGTCGAGCAGCGCCAGGTCGGCGTGGTGAACCTGCGCGTGGAGGTGGATGCGCAGGGGCGTCCCGCCGATGTCCAGGTGCTCAGCGCTACCAATCCCGGCGTGTTCGATGCGGTGTCGGTGGCGGCTGCGCGCAGCTGGACCTATCGTCCGGCAATGAAGAACGGCAAGCCGGTGGCAGGCGCAGTGAAGATTCCGATCACTTTTGCGATGGACGACACCGAGGACGCGAAGTGA
- a CDS encoding BlaI/MecI/CopY family transcriptional regulator encodes MTPISEAEAVVMEVLWQQAPRSADDVVAALAHRDWAEPTIKTLLNRLLTKGAITAERDGRRYLYRPLLQRQAWVEAQSQDFIGRVFEGRVAPLVAHFSERGQLSAQDIAELKKLIQELDHD; translated from the coding sequence ATGACCCCGATCAGCGAAGCCGAAGCCGTTGTGATGGAGGTGCTATGGCAGCAGGCACCGCGTAGCGCTGATGACGTGGTCGCCGCACTGGCCCACCGCGACTGGGCCGAGCCGACCATCAAGACCCTGCTCAACCGCCTGCTGACCAAGGGCGCGATTACTGCCGAGCGCGATGGCCGGCGCTACCTGTACCGGCCGCTGCTGCAGCGGCAGGCCTGGGTGGAGGCGCAGAGCCAGGACTTCATTGGTCGTGTCTTCGAAGGGCGCGTTGCGCCGCTGGTTGCGCACTTCAGCGAACGGGGCCAGTTGAGTGCGCAGGACATCGCCGAACTGAAGAAACTGATCCAGGAGCTGGACCATGACTGA
- a CDS encoding flavin reductase family protein, which produces MKALPKKEFPVEQARRFLEPGPVVLVSTAWRGQRNLMTMGWHMVMGFSPSLVATYLWDANHSHALARGSGECVINVPGVELLDTVVDIGNCSGREVDKFARFELDALPAREVGAPLVGQCHSCFECRLYDDSQVASNNLFIWEIVRAHVAPRPKLPRTMHYRGDGQFMVSGAEVSRRRRFKPDML; this is translated from the coding sequence ATGAAAGCGCTGCCCAAGAAGGAATTCCCGGTCGAGCAGGCCCGCCGCTTCCTCGAACCCGGGCCGGTCGTGCTGGTCAGCACCGCCTGGCGCGGCCAGCGCAACCTGATGACGATGGGCTGGCACATGGTGATGGGCTTCTCGCCTTCGCTGGTCGCCACCTACCTGTGGGACGCAAACCACAGCCATGCGCTGGCGCGTGGCAGCGGCGAGTGCGTGATCAATGTGCCGGGTGTGGAACTGCTCGATACCGTGGTGGACATCGGCAACTGCAGCGGCCGCGAGGTCGACAAGTTCGCCCGTTTCGAGCTTGATGCGCTGCCCGCGCGCGAGGTCGGCGCGCCGCTGGTCGGCCAATGCCATTCGTGCTTCGAATGCCGCTTGTACGACGACAGCCAGGTGGCGTCGAACAACCTGTTCATCTGGGAAATCGTACGCGCCCATGTTGCGCCCCGGCCGAAACTACCGCGCACGATGCATTACCGGGGCGATGGGCAGTTCATGGTGTCTGGCGCCGAAGTCTCCCGTCGACGGCGGTTCAAGCCCGACATGCTGTAA